The Zingiber officinale cultivar Zhangliang chromosome 9A, Zo_v1.1, whole genome shotgun sequence genome window below encodes:
- the LOC122021582 gene encoding growth-regulating factor 5-like isoform X1, with translation MSSFEAALGGRRTFTDAQWQEMEHQVLILKYLIAGVPVPPELIVPIRRSFEALTGRYYHPSMSYYSYYGKRPDPEPGRCRRTDGKKWRCSKDAYPGSKYCERHMHRGRNRSRKPVESQTVSPTKNTSSTLASFSPASDNTSGSGAENFKNITIHSTAGPSTHIPCINVTGSSQLPVDTYTLSNRYFSGLRADVDEHRFFSEASGSGKVLGVDNPWHLMSTWSSTFPQSKLQDSFNLRNAYPQLQLLQDHGQVTLPSLSGQQCQQDHSLFGSESSLTEPAKHETQSLRPFFEEWPKARDSWRNLDDNRSNRASFSTTQLSISIPMTSPDFTSTSSRSPNGGIHSQTIFLLHSSSQVSLLFPLSYPLCYIYFFLQKIEREGISNTSSPLLNLQRTSVQSNNCLWFFYCLWFL, from the exons ATGAGCAGCTTCGAAGCGGCGCTAGGGGGCCGTCGTACTTTCACGGATGCTCAGTGGCAAGAGATGGAGCATCAGGTGCTGATCTTGAAGTATCTGATAGCAGGCGTGCCCGTGCCGCCGGAGCTCATCGTTCCCATTCGGAGAAGCTTCGAGGCCTTGACCGGACGATATTATCACCCTTCGA TGAGTTACTATTCCTACTATGGAAAGAGACCAGACCCGGAACCAGGGCGATGTCGTCGGACTGATGGCAAAAAGTGGCGCTGCTCAAAGGATGCATATCCTGGTTCAAAGTATTGTGAGCGCCACATGCACCGTGGCCGCAATCGTTCAAGAAAGCCTGTGGAATCACAAACTGTCTCGCCAACTAAGAATACTTCGTCAACCTTGGCATCCTTTTCTCCTGCCAGTGACAATACCAGTGGGAGCGGTGCTGAGAACTTCAAGAACATTACTATACATTCAACTGCTGGACCAAGTACTCATATTCCATGCATCAATGTCACCGGCTCATCTCAGCTGCCCGTGGACACCTACACCCTGAGCAATAG GTACTTCTCTGGACTTAGAGCTGATGTGGATGAGCACAGATTCTTTTCTGAAGCTTCTGGCAGCGGAAAGGTCCTTGGAGTTGACAACCCATGGCACCTAATGTCGACATGGTCATCCACGTTTCCTCAGTCAAAATTGCAAGATTCTTTCAATTTGAGGAATGCTTATCCTCAACTTCAGTTACTGCAAGATCATGGGCAGGTTACCCTCCCCTCGCTATCTGGACAGCAGTGCCAGCAGGATCATTCTTTATTTGGAAGTGAATCCAGTTTAACAGAGCCAGCAAAACATGAGACTCAGTCCCTTCGACCCTTTTTCGAAGAATGGCCCAAGGCAAGAGATTCTTGGCGAAACCTTGACGACAATAGATCAAACCGGGCCTCATTTTCCACGACCCAGCTCTCCATTTCAATTCCAATGACTTCACCAGACTTCACCAGCACCTCTTCCAGGTCACCAAACGGTGGGATTCATTCGCAAACCATATTTCTACTGCATAGTAGTTCACAGGTCagtcttctttttcctctctcgTATCCCTTatgctatatatatttttttctgcaGAAGATTGAGAGGGAGGGAATCTCAAATACTTCCAGTCCTTTGCTGAATCTACAAAGAACATCTGTTCAATCCAACAATTGTCTGTGGTTTTTCTATTGCCTGTGGTTTTTGTAG
- the LOC122021582 gene encoding growth-regulating factor 5-like isoform X2: MSSFEAALGGRRTFTDAQWQEMEHQVLILKYLIAGVPVPPELIVPIRRSFEALTGRYYHPSMSYYSYYGKRPDPEPGRCRRTDGKKWRCSKDAYPGSKYCERHMHRGRNRSRKPVESQTVSPTKNTSSTLASFSPASDNTSGSGAENFKNITIHSTAGPSTHIPCINVTGSSQLPVDTYTLSNRYFSGLRADVDEHRFFSEASGSGKVLGVDNPWHLMSTWSSTFPQSKLQDSFNLRNAYPQLQLLQDHGQVTLPSLSGQQCQQDHSLFGSESSLTEPAKHETQSLRPFFEEWPKARDSWRNLDDNRSNRASFSTTQLSISIPMTSPDFTSTSSRSPNED; encoded by the exons ATGAGCAGCTTCGAAGCGGCGCTAGGGGGCCGTCGTACTTTCACGGATGCTCAGTGGCAAGAGATGGAGCATCAGGTGCTGATCTTGAAGTATCTGATAGCAGGCGTGCCCGTGCCGCCGGAGCTCATCGTTCCCATTCGGAGAAGCTTCGAGGCCTTGACCGGACGATATTATCACCCTTCGA TGAGTTACTATTCCTACTATGGAAAGAGACCAGACCCGGAACCAGGGCGATGTCGTCGGACTGATGGCAAAAAGTGGCGCTGCTCAAAGGATGCATATCCTGGTTCAAAGTATTGTGAGCGCCACATGCACCGTGGCCGCAATCGTTCAAGAAAGCCTGTGGAATCACAAACTGTCTCGCCAACTAAGAATACTTCGTCAACCTTGGCATCCTTTTCTCCTGCCAGTGACAATACCAGTGGGAGCGGTGCTGAGAACTTCAAGAACATTACTATACATTCAACTGCTGGACCAAGTACTCATATTCCATGCATCAATGTCACCGGCTCATCTCAGCTGCCCGTGGACACCTACACCCTGAGCAATAG GTACTTCTCTGGACTTAGAGCTGATGTGGATGAGCACAGATTCTTTTCTGAAGCTTCTGGCAGCGGAAAGGTCCTTGGAGTTGACAACCCATGGCACCTAATGTCGACATGGTCATCCACGTTTCCTCAGTCAAAATTGCAAGATTCTTTCAATTTGAGGAATGCTTATCCTCAACTTCAGTTACTGCAAGATCATGGGCAGGTTACCCTCCCCTCGCTATCTGGACAGCAGTGCCAGCAGGATCATTCTTTATTTGGAAGTGAATCCAGTTTAACAGAGCCAGCAAAACATGAGACTCAGTCCCTTCGACCCTTTTTCGAAGAATGGCCCAAGGCAAGAGATTCTTGGCGAAACCTTGACGACAATAGATCAAACCGGGCCTCATTTTCCACGACCCAGCTCTCCATTTCAATTCCAATGACTTCACCAGACTTCACCAGCACCTCTTCCAGGTCACCAAACG AAGATTGA
- the LOC122020280 gene encoding syntaxin-22-like: MSFQDLDTGRPLAGRRDLTNGRQDQTQAVAAGLFQITTAVRNFERLVNTIGTPKDTPQLRDKLNNSRLQISQLVKDTSAKLKLASETDHRVEVSASKKVADAKLAKDFQNILKEFQKFQRLAAERETAFAPLAPEANFPQSYDATEADSGSSKTREQRALLADSRRQELLLLDNEIVFNEAIIEEREQGIQEIQQQIGQVNEIFKDLAVLVNDQGIVIDDINSHIESSHAATLQAKSQLKKAEKTQKSNSSLMCLLLVIFGIILLIVIIIIAA; the protein is encoded by the exons ATGAGCTTCCAGGATCTGGATACAGGGCGACCGCTCGCCGGCCGGCGGGATCTGACGAACGGAAGGCAGGATCAGACGCAGGCTGTCGCCGCGGGGCTGTTCCAGATCACCACGGCCGTTCGCAACTTCGAGCGCCTCGTCAACACGATCGGCACCCCCAAGGACACCCCCCAGCTACGCGATAAGCT GAATAACTCTAGATTACAAATTTCACAATTAGTTAAAGACACTTCTGCAAAACTTAAACTAGCTAGTGAAACAGATCATCGTGTTGAAGTCAGT GCGAGTAAAAAGGTTGCTGATGCAAAACTTGCAAAGGATTTTCAAAATATCTTGAAGGAGTTCCAGAAATTTCAGAGGCTGGCTGCTGAGAGGGAGACTGCATTTGCCCCATTGGCTCCAGAAGCAAATTTCCCTCAAAG CTATGATGCAACTGAAGCTGACTCTGGTTCTAGCAAAACTCGCGAACAGCGTGCTCTGCTTGCAGATTCTAGAAG GCAAGAGTTGTTGTTGTTGGATAATGAGATTGTTTTTAATGAGGCAATCATCGAGGAGAGAGAACAGGGCATTCAAGAAATTCAGCAGCAGATTGGTCAGGTGAATGAAATCTTCAAGGACCTTGCTGTGCTGGTTAATGATCAAGGAATTGTAattg ATGATATCAACTCCCACATCGAGAGTTCTCATGCAGCAACTTTACAAGCAAAATCTCAGCTTAAAAAGGCAGAAAAAACCCAAAAGTCAAATTCGTCCCTC ATGTGCCTGCTTTTGGTGATTTTTGGCATTATCCTACTCATTGTGATAATAATCATCGCAGCATGA